In bacterium, the following proteins share a genomic window:
- a CDS encoding DUF1939 domain-containing protein, whose product MKKFSKALVAGAALALALPAGLQAGVMMQGFYWDTPNGWYNTMKNNAYSLRYMTGGEGIDRMYFPPPSKCAGGGYSMGYDPHDYYDVGQYYQHGTTATRFGTQAELKAATSKYRGYGVVTMADIVLNHRSGGNSEYNPNAGYNTWTKFNNQSSGMCVWNYNDFHPSTFEWSDEGVFGGYPDVCHNTGSAPGQPYGDLISWGNWLKNTGNAGFNGGWRFDYVKGYHPWMSKDFRYNTGYGMGVGEYWDSNTSTLNWWAGSADCQAFDFAAYYTLKDICTNTGGGGYMPNLVNSNKSFAAKNSYRAVGFVGNHDTDEIFTDKMLAYAYTMTYKGYPCIYWKDYFNYGLATLGGQWGNGIKQLTWVRNKLGNGGPNVQNLKTNDGNLLIYGDADGNSSHPGFIIAINDDSYSWRGSWVQTSNGNLKNKTLKCYAWYSPNSGQNYQPSSKWCNSSGWVEVWAPPRGYAVYAPNGY is encoded by the coding sequence ATGAAGAAATTTAGTAAAGCTCTCGTTGCCGGCGCCGCACTCGCCCTCGCACTGCCGGCAGGCCTCCAGGCCGGTGTTATGATGCAAGGCTTCTATTGGGACACCCCCAATGGTTGGTACAACACGATGAAGAACAACGCCTACAGTCTGCGCTACATGACTGGCGGCGAAGGCATCGACCGCATGTACTTCCCGCCCCCGTCGAAATGCGCCGGCGGCGGCTACTCCATGGGCTACGACCCGCACGACTATTATGACGTTGGCCAGTACTATCAGCACGGCACAACCGCCACCCGTTTCGGAACGCAGGCTGAGTTGAAGGCCGCCACCTCCAAGTATCGCGGCTACGGCGTTGTGACGATGGCGGACATCGTCCTCAACCACCGCAGTGGCGGTAACAGCGAATACAACCCCAACGCCGGCTACAACACCTGGACGAAGTTCAATAACCAGTCCTCCGGCATGTGCGTGTGGAACTACAATGACTTCCACCCGTCGACCTTCGAATGGTCGGACGAAGGCGTTTTTGGTGGCTATCCGGACGTCTGCCACAACACTGGTTCTGCTCCAGGCCAGCCCTACGGCGACTTGATCAGTTGGGGCAACTGGCTGAAGAACACCGGCAACGCCGGCTTCAACGGCGGATGGCGCTTCGACTACGTGAAGGGCTATCACCCGTGGATGTCCAAGGACTTCCGTTACAACACCGGCTACGGCATGGGCGTTGGCGAGTACTGGGATTCCAACACCAGCACGTTGAACTGGTGGGCCGGCTCTGCCGACTGCCAGGCGTTTGACTTCGCAGCCTACTACACGCTGAAAGATATCTGCACCAACACCGGCGGTGGCGGCTACATGCCAAACCTCGTCAATAGCAACAAGTCCTTCGCGGCCAAGAACAGCTATCGCGCCGTCGGATTCGTCGGGAACCACGACACCGACGAGATCTTCACCGACAAGATGCTGGCCTATGCTTACACGATGACCTACAAGGGCTATCCCTGCATCTACTGGAAGGATTACTTCAACTACGGTCTTGCAACCCTTGGCGGCCAGTGGGGCAACGGCATCAAGCAGTTGACCTGGGTTCGTAACAAGCTGGGCAACGGCGGACCGAACGTCCAGAACCTGAAGACCAACGATGGCAACCTGTTGATCTACGGCGACGCCGACGGCAACAGCAGCCACCCGGGCTTCATCATCGCGATCAACGACGACAGCTACTCCTGGCGCGGCTCCTGGGTCCAGACTTCGAATGGCAACCTGAAGAACAAGACCCTGAAGTGCTACGCCTGGTACTCGCCCAACAGCGGCCAGAACTATCAGCCCTCCAGCAAGTGGTGTAACAGCAGCGGCTGGGTCGAAGTTTGGGCACCGCCGCGCGGCTACGCCGTGTACGCGCCTAACGGGTACTGA
- a CDS encoding DUF4340 domain-containing protein: MNLRKPIIAAIVAALLLGAFLADRNRTRTENLQQAQAMRIMEFDFMDATMVLLENESGTYRLEKRDGDEWWVTTPVEMRADVGQVKALVDNIRGAKKSLPFRPDDLETYGLDDPMPIVTVQASVAGKDEKVRLLFGREASQLGRVYAMVDGTDDVFTVGDWVRNQAQKDLQLLRDKMLLRFDPVDVQTIAIGGQRQQFELKRDTKGEFPWLLDDDRTPADGEMVDRMLASLSQARAVAMMDDPATSTAALGFTSPTLTVEIALADGKKQRLEVGNKLAGEGDFFARSNLNDTIGVLRSTTFSDFLRPRMEWSTKRFLWLTPEQIQRLETRSGRAEMAMARNEEGNWEFEEFPDLEMNPEKLSSFLQAATSFAADRPIGGAALRRYGLDSPSLELIAWGADGKAQGLRVGTVDTAEGIAYAERLQDHTIWGIDFQRVNELYKFRRDLEERRIQTGFGDRTEHVRLLTGQNTVEITKQSGVWKLSFPGQATRVVSDDKVDTFIARAEALEWNSELVSGDAGASNLKLEFLDADDEVIYQFELLADANGDPLVRTGGRTYYVEPKQLSLLDQSMVDLLRRDNE, translated from the coding sequence ATGAACCTCCGCAAGCCGATCATCGCGGCGATCGTGGCGGCGCTTCTGCTGGGCGCATTCCTGGCAGATCGCAATCGCACGCGAACAGAGAATCTCCAGCAGGCCCAGGCGATGCGCATCATGGAGTTCGATTTCATGGATGCGACGATGGTGCTGCTCGAAAACGAATCGGGAACCTATCGCCTGGAAAAGAGGGACGGAGACGAGTGGTGGGTGACGACCCCCGTGGAAATGCGGGCGGATGTGGGACAGGTGAAGGCTCTCGTCGACAACATCCGCGGAGCGAAGAAGTCGCTCCCCTTCAGACCGGACGACTTGGAGACGTACGGCCTCGACGATCCGATGCCGATCGTGACCGTCCAGGCTAGCGTCGCGGGCAAGGACGAGAAGGTTCGACTGCTCTTCGGCAGAGAGGCCAGCCAGTTGGGCCGCGTTTATGCGATGGTGGATGGAACGGACGACGTTTTCACCGTTGGCGATTGGGTGCGCAACCAGGCGCAGAAGGATCTGCAACTGCTGCGCGACAAGATGCTGCTGCGTTTCGATCCGGTCGATGTTCAGACAATCGCGATCGGCGGTCAACGCCAGCAATTTGAACTGAAGAGAGACACCAAGGGAGAATTCCCGTGGTTACTCGACGACGATCGCACACCGGCCGATGGCGAGATGGTCGATCGCATGTTGGCGTCGCTCTCTCAGGCGCGCGCCGTCGCGATGATGGACGATCCGGCCACGTCGACCGCAGCGCTTGGATTTACATCGCCGACGCTGACGGTGGAGATTGCACTGGCCGATGGCAAGAAACAGCGATTGGAGGTCGGTAACAAGCTGGCCGGCGAGGGAGATTTCTTTGCGCGCTCGAATCTGAACGACACGATCGGCGTGCTGCGTTCGACTACGTTCTCGGATTTCCTGCGCCCGCGGATGGAGTGGAGCACGAAGCGCTTCCTGTGGTTGACTCCCGAGCAGATTCAGCGCCTCGAGACGCGCTCTGGCCGCGCCGAGATGGCGATGGCGCGCAACGAAGAGGGCAATTGGGAGTTCGAGGAATTCCCGGACCTTGAAATGAACCCCGAGAAGTTGAGTAGCTTCCTGCAGGCCGCCACGAGTTTTGCCGCAGATCGCCCGATCGGCGGGGCGGCGCTGCGGCGCTACGGACTCGATTCGCCGAGCCTCGAGCTAATTGCGTGGGGCGCAGACGGCAAGGCCCAGGGCCTTCGCGTCGGCACAGTCGACACGGCAGAGGGCATTGCCTACGCAGAACGCCTGCAAGATCACACGATCTGGGGAATCGACTTCCAGCGGGTGAATGAGTTGTATAAGTTCCGTCGCGACCTGGAAGAGCGGCGTATCCAGACCGGCTTCGGCGATCGTACGGAACACGTGCGCCTGCTGACCGGACAGAACACCGTGGAAATCACAAAACAGTCCGGCGTGTGGAAGCTCTCCTTCCCCGGCCAGGCAACGCGTGTCGTGTCCGATGATAAGGTAGACACGTTCATCGCTCGTGCAGAAGCACTCGAATGGAACAGTGAACTCGTCTCCGGTGATGCCGGGGCGTCAAATCTGAAGCTCGAGTTCCTCGATGCAGACGATGAAGTGATCTATCAGTTCGAGCTACTGGCCGACGCCAATGGCGATCCGCTGGTTCGCACCGGCGGCCGCACCTATTACGTCGAGCCAAAGCAACTGAGCCTGCTTGATCAATCAATGGTCGATCTGCTGCGGCGCGACAACGAGTAG